In the genome of Populus nigra chromosome 9, ddPopNigr1.1, whole genome shotgun sequence, one region contains:
- the LOC133702893 gene encoding uncharacterized protein ycf23-like, whose protein sequence is MFSSSVCMPISPSSHSLLKANHNPLQGSKPSCSPSKIRASYLTTRALLSTTKETVLKDFHERRALKIISGLQNFNKENVASVVTAADKGGATHVDIACDPELVKLAIILTSLPVCVSSVEPRAFLAAVEAGAQMVEIGNYDSFYDQGVVFSPEKILNLTKETKRILPSVTLSVTVPHTLSLPDQVKLAELLEQEGVDIIQTEGGKCSNPSKSGVLGLIEKATPSLAAAYSISRAVKIPVMCSSGLSAVTAPMAITAGAAGVGVGSAINRLNDVVAMIAEVRSIADSLGSSADRRTKSEEKSVTL, encoded by the exons atgttttcttcCTCAGTCTGCATGCCGATTTCACCATCTTCCCACTCTCTCTTGAAAGCAAATCACAATCCTCTTCAGGGATCGAAACCATCATGTTCTCCTTCGAAAATAAGAGCTTCTTATTTGACTACTCGAGCTCTTCTCTCAACTACCAAAGAAACAGTGTTGAAGGACTTCCATGAGCGAAGAGCTCTTAAG ATTATCTCAGGTTTGCagaattttaataaagaaaatgttGCTTCAGTTGTTACTGCTGCGGACAAG GGGGGAGCAACTCATGTGGATATAGCTTGTGACCCAGAATTAGTGAAGCTTGCCATTATCCTAACTTCCCTGCCT GTTTGTGTTTCTTCAGTGGAACCAAGAGCATTTCTAGCTGCTGTTGAAGCAGGAGCACAGATG GTGGAAATTGGAAATTATGATTCGTTTTATGATCAAGGAGTGGTTTTCTCTCCAGAGAAG ATATTAAATCTGACAAAGGAGACTAAAAGGATTCTTCCATCCGTGACATTATCAGTCACTGTTCCTCACACCCTAAGTCTCCCCGATCAG GTCAAGCTTGCAGAGCTATTAGAACAAGAAGGAGTTGACATTATACAAACTGAAGGAGGAAAGTGTTCTAATCCTTCAAAATCTGGTGTTCTAGGTTTGATTGAGAAG GCAACACCAAGCTTAGCAGCAGCATATTCCATCTCAAGGGCTGTGAAGATTCCAGTTATGTGTTCATCTGGACTTAGTGCAGTTACAGCACCAATGGCCATCACAGCAGGGGCAGCTGGTGTg GGAGTCGGCTCAGCAATTAACAGGCTAAATGATGTGGTGGCAATGATTGCAGAAGTCAGAAGCATTGCAGATTCATTAGGCAGTTCAGCTGATAGACGCACCAAATCTGAAGAAAAATCTGTGACATTGTAA